Proteins found in one Candidatus Cloacimonadota bacterium genomic segment:
- a CDS encoding 3-isopropylmalate dehydratase — MKREIRLKGKIWLIADSNNNLINDIDTDMIFHNKYLAITDINLMGQYTFDNLEGWKDFAQKAAKGDIIIVGKNFGSGSSRQQAVDCFRSLGIQAILAESFGAIYKRNAINSGLPIFTIKKIDLTKLIQRDELEIDLENGKTSSQYIELKPFSKVQMDIYQAENLFEFGKQNL; from the coding sequence ATGAAAAGAGAAATTAGACTAAAAGGCAAAATCTGGTTGATAGCTGACTCCAATAACAATTTAATAAATGATATAGATACAGATATGATTTTTCACAATAAATATTTAGCAATTACAGATATAAATCTGATGGGGCAATATACATTTGATAATCTTGAAGGATGGAAGGATTTTGCCCAAAAAGCAGCAAAAGGCGATATCATAATTGTTGGAAAAAATTTTGGCTCAGGTTCCTCCAGACAACAAGCAGTTGATTGTTTTAGATCTCTTGGAATTCAAGCAATATTAGCAGAATCTTTTGGTGCAATTTATAAACGAAATGCCATAAATTCTGGACTGCCAATTTTTACAATTAAAAAGATAGATTTGACAAAACTTATTCAGAGAGACGAATTAGAGATAGATTTAGAAAATGGAAAAACCTCATCCCAATATATTGAACTTAAGCCATTTTCAAAAGTGCAGATGGATATTTATCAAGCAGAGAATTTATTTGAGTTTGGAAAACA